From Streptomyces sp. NBC_01754, a single genomic window includes:
- a CDS encoding PTS transporter subunit EIIC, whose translation MSTDTAAAAPEKKKGAGVMAVMQRIGRSLMLPVAVLPAGALLVRLGNDDMLGRDSFPAAIVKIAGFMAAGGNAILDNMALLFAVGIAIGFAKKSDGSTALAAVTGYLVFQNVLSTFTDSNLPKVASVADGEIVMNEAPVNAGVLGGVVMGVVVALLYQRFYRTKLPAWAGFFGGRRLVPILAAIAGLFIGIVFGYIWPVLGTGLHNLGEWLVGSGAVGAGIFGVANRALIPVGMHHLLNSFPWFQAGEYEGKSGDIGRFLAGDPTAGQFMTGFFPIMMFALPAACLAIVHCARPERRKVVGGMMFSLAATAFVTGVTEPIEFTFMFIAPVLYAIHAVLTGVSMALTWGLGMKDGFGFSAGAVDFFLNLGIATKPWLLVLVGLCFAAVYYAVFRFAITKFNLPTPGRESDEELAELQKAEAK comes from the coding sequence ATGAGTACGGATACCGCTGCGGCGGCACCCGAGAAGAAGAAGGGCGCCGGCGTCATGGCCGTCATGCAGCGCATCGGCCGCAGCCTCATGCTGCCGGTCGCCGTGCTGCCTGCGGGCGCGCTCCTGGTCCGGCTGGGCAACGACGACATGCTCGGCCGCGACTCGTTCCCGGCCGCGATCGTCAAGATCGCCGGCTTCATGGCCGCGGGCGGCAACGCGATCCTCGACAACATGGCGCTGCTGTTCGCCGTGGGCATCGCGATCGGCTTCGCCAAGAAGTCGGACGGCTCGACCGCGCTCGCCGCGGTCACCGGCTACCTGGTCTTCCAGAACGTCCTCTCCACGTTCACGGACAGCAACCTGCCCAAGGTCGCGAGCGTCGCGGACGGCGAGATCGTCATGAACGAGGCACCGGTCAACGCCGGTGTGCTCGGCGGTGTGGTGATGGGCGTCGTCGTCGCCCTGCTCTACCAGCGCTTCTACCGGACGAAGCTGCCCGCCTGGGCCGGCTTCTTCGGCGGCCGCCGCCTGGTCCCGATCCTCGCCGCGATCGCGGGTCTGTTCATCGGTATCGTCTTCGGCTACATCTGGCCGGTGCTCGGCACCGGGCTGCACAACCTCGGTGAGTGGCTGGTCGGGTCGGGCGCGGTCGGCGCGGGCATATTCGGTGTCGCCAACCGTGCGCTGATCCCGGTCGGCATGCACCACCTGCTCAACTCGTTCCCGTGGTTCCAGGCCGGTGAGTACGAGGGCAAGAGCGGCGACATCGGCCGCTTCCTGGCCGGCGACCCGACCGCCGGACAGTTCATGACCGGCTTCTTCCCGATCATGATGTTCGCCCTTCCGGCGGCCTGCCTCGCGATCGTCCACTGCGCCCGCCCCGAGCGCCGCAAGGTCGTCGGCGGCATGATGTTCTCGCTCGCCGCCACCGCGTTCGTGACGGGTGTCACCGAGCCGATCGAGTTCACGTTCATGTTCATCGCGCCGGTGCTGTACGCGATCCACGCGGTGCTGACCGGTGTCTCGATGGCCCTGACGTGGGGCCTGGGCATGAAGGACGGCTTCGGCTTCTCGGCCGGCGCGGTCGACTTCTTCCTCAACCTGGGCATCGCCACGAAGCCCTGGCTGCTGGTGCTGGTCGGACTCTGCTTCGCGGCCGTCTACTACGCGGTCTTCCGGTTCGCGATCACCAAGTTCAACCTCCCGACGCCGGGCCGAGAGTCCGACGAGGAGCTGGCCGAACTCCAGAAGGCCGAGGCCAAGTAG
- a CDS encoding MBL fold metallo-hydrolase encodes MKLTVVGCSGSFPSAGSACSSYLVEADGFRLLLDMGNGALGELQRHVGLYDLDAIFLSHLHADHCIDMCAYFVVRYYRFDGGRPAPVPVYGPEGTEQRLTTAHADTPSDHAMSEVFDFRTLKSGSFGIGPFSVRTEQVSHPVETYGIRVEHNGRTLVYSGDTGTCEALDELAEGADLFLCEASFVHGKEDIPGLHLNGREAGEYAARAGAGRLVLTHIPPWTDAERNRADAREVYDGPVELAAPGAVYEV; translated from the coding sequence ATGAAGCTCACCGTCGTCGGCTGCTCCGGCTCGTTCCCGTCCGCGGGTTCGGCATGCTCGAGCTACCTCGTAGAGGCCGACGGCTTCCGGCTGCTCCTCGACATGGGCAACGGCGCCCTCGGCGAGTTGCAGCGCCATGTGGGTCTCTACGACCTCGACGCCATCTTCCTCAGCCACCTCCACGCCGATCACTGCATCGACATGTGCGCGTACTTCGTCGTCCGCTACTACCGCTTCGACGGAGGCCGCCCCGCCCCCGTCCCGGTGTACGGACCCGAGGGCACCGAGCAGCGGCTGACCACCGCCCACGCCGACACCCCGTCCGACCACGCGATGAGCGAGGTGTTCGACTTCCGCACGCTGAAGTCCGGCTCCTTCGGGATCGGCCCCTTCTCGGTCCGCACGGAACAGGTCAGCCACCCCGTCGAGACCTACGGCATCCGCGTCGAGCACAACGGCCGCACGCTCGTGTACTCCGGTGACACGGGCACCTGCGAGGCACTGGACGAACTCGCGGAGGGCGCCGACCTGTTCCTCTGCGAGGCGTCGTTCGTGCACGGCAAGGAGGACATCCCGGGCCTCCACCTCAACGGCCGCGAAGCGGGTGAGTACGCCGCCCGCGCCGGCGCGGGACGTCTCGTCCTCACCCACATCCCGCCGTGGACCGACGCCGAACGCAACCGCGCCGACGCCCGCGAGGTCTACGACGGCCCGGTCGAGCTCGCCGCCCCCGGCGCGGTGTACGAGGTCTGA
- a CDS encoding type II toxin-antitoxin system PemK/MazF family toxin, with product MNTWWWVALAAVVLLGLVASVVDGWGRSGRGPRGRRPGGPVRPRGRAPERTRPPSRPRPGGAPRPGEIWWADVPYEDGPGSKDRPCLVLSVRGATAVVVKITSRLHTERPGVIALAPGAVGDAQGRQSYLETDELRDVPVSAFRRKAGEVGPQVWDRVRGLG from the coding sequence ATGAACACGTGGTGGTGGGTGGCGCTGGCCGCCGTGGTCCTGCTGGGTCTCGTCGCGTCGGTGGTCGACGGGTGGGGGCGCAGTGGCCGCGGACCCCGGGGGCGGCGGCCGGGCGGGCCGGTCCGGCCGCGCGGGCGGGCTCCGGAGCGGACGCGTCCGCCGTCGCGGCCCCGGCCGGGCGGGGCGCCGCGCCCCGGGGAGATCTGGTGGGCGGACGTACCGTACGAGGACGGGCCCGGGTCGAAGGACCGGCCGTGTCTGGTGCTGTCGGTGCGGGGTGCCACGGCGGTGGTCGTCAAGATCACCAGCAGGCTTCACACGGAACGGCCCGGGGTGATCGCGCTCGCGCCGGGGGCGGTGGGAGACGCCCAGGGGCGGCAGAGCTATCTGGAGACCGACGAGTTGCGGGACGTGCCGGTGTCGGCGTTCCGGCGGAAGGCGGGCGAGGTGGGCCCGCAGGTGTGGGACCGGGTGCGCGGGCTGGGCTGA
- a CDS encoding PLP-dependent cysteine synthase family protein, producing the protein MRYDSPLAAVGNTPLVRLPRLSPSDEVRIWAKLEDRNPTGSIKDRPALHMVEQAEKDGRLTPGCTILEPTSGNTGISLAMAATLKGYRIVCVMPENTSQERRDLLAMWGAEIISSPAAGGSNTAVRVAKELAAEHPDWVMLYQYGNPDNAGAHYATTGPEILTDLPSVTHFVAGLGTTGTLMGAGRYLREHKPDVAIVAAEPRYDDLVYGLRNLDEGFVPELYDASVLTTRFSVGSADAVTRTRELLQQEGIFAGVSTGAALHAAIGVGQKAVKAGRPADIVFVVADGGWKYLSTGVYTAKTTEAAIETLHGQLWA; encoded by the coding sequence ATGCGGTACGACTCCCCGCTCGCGGCCGTGGGCAACACGCCCCTGGTCCGCCTCCCGCGGCTCTCCCCGTCCGACGAGGTCCGGATCTGGGCCAAGTTGGAGGACCGCAACCCCACCGGCTCGATCAAGGACCGCCCCGCGCTCCACATGGTCGAGCAGGCGGAGAAGGACGGCCGCCTGACACCGGGCTGCACGATCCTGGAGCCGACGAGCGGCAACACCGGCATCTCGCTCGCGATGGCGGCCACGCTCAAGGGCTACCGCATCGTGTGCGTGATGCCGGAGAACACCTCCCAGGAACGGCGCGACCTCCTCGCCATGTGGGGCGCGGAGATCATCTCCTCCCCGGCGGCCGGCGGTTCCAACACCGCCGTCCGGGTCGCCAAGGAACTCGCGGCCGAACACCCGGACTGGGTGATGCTCTACCAGTACGGAAACCCGGACAACGCGGGCGCCCACTACGCCACCACCGGCCCGGAGATCCTCACCGACCTCCCGTCCGTCACCCACTTCGTGGCGGGCCTCGGCACGACCGGCACCCTCATGGGAGCCGGCCGCTACCTGCGCGAGCACAAGCCGGACGTGGCGATCGTGGCGGCCGAACCCCGGTACGACGACCTCGTCTACGGCCTGCGCAACCTCGACGAGGGCTTCGTACCGGAGCTGTACGACGCGTCGGTGCTCACCACCCGCTTCTCGGTCGGCTCCGCCGACGCGGTCACCCGTACCCGTGAACTCCTCCAGCAGGAGGGCATCTTCGCGGGCGTCTCCACCGGCGCCGCGCTCCACGCGGCGATCGGTGTCGGACAGAAGGCGGTCAAGGCGGGCCGGCCGGCGGACATCGTGTTCGTCGTCGCGGACGGCGGCTGGAAGTACCTGTCGACGGGCGTCTACACGGCCAAGACGACCGAGGCCGCGATCGAGACCCTGCACGGCCAGCTCTGGGCGTGA
- a CDS encoding MoaD/ThiS family protein, whose protein sequence is MAIEVRIPTILRTYTDGAKAVQGNGETLADLFADLESRHNGIRERIVEGDKLRRFVNVYLNDEDVRFLDGISTKLADGDNVTILPAVAGGRR, encoded by the coding sequence ATGGCCATCGAGGTCCGCATCCCGACCATCCTCCGCACCTACACCGACGGCGCCAAGGCGGTCCAAGGAAACGGGGAGACCCTCGCCGACCTCTTCGCCGACCTGGAGAGCCGCCACAACGGCATCCGCGAGCGCATCGTCGAAGGCGACAAGCTCCGCCGGTTCGTGAACGTGTACCTCAACGACGAGGACGTGCGGTTCCTCGACGGCATCTCCACCAAGCTGGCCGACGGCGACAACGTCACCATCCTCCCGGCCGTCGCCGGCGGCCGTCGCTGA
- a CDS encoding putative leader peptide produces the protein MVPHDVSEMTPGPLLVARLHVDLCRLCSAMCPATACP, from the coding sequence ATGGTTCCCCATGACGTGAGCGAAATGACGCCGGGCCCCCTGCTCGTCGCGCGGCTGCACGTCGACCTGTGCAGGCTGTGCAGCGCGATGTGTCCCGCCACGGCATGCCCGTGA
- a CDS encoding M67 family metallopeptidase, translated as MLTITQALYDQIVAHSRADHPDEACGVVAGPAGTSRAERFIPMFNAARSPTFYEFDSADLLKLYREMDDRDEEPVIIYHSHTATEAYPSRTDVTYANEPGAHYVLVSTADVDDAGPFQFRSYRILDGEITEEEVQVVEAYPPAS; from the coding sequence ATGCTGACCATCACCCAGGCGCTCTACGACCAGATCGTGGCGCACTCCCGAGCCGACCACCCCGACGAGGCGTGCGGCGTGGTCGCGGGTCCGGCCGGAACCAGCCGCGCCGAACGGTTCATCCCGATGTTCAACGCCGCCCGCTCGCCCACGTTCTACGAGTTCGACTCCGCGGACCTGCTGAAGCTCTACCGCGAGATGGACGACCGCGACGAGGAGCCGGTGATCATCTACCACTCCCACACGGCGACCGAGGCCTACCCGTCCCGCACGGACGTCACGTACGCGAACGAGCCCGGCGCCCACTACGTCCTGGTCTCCACCGCGGACGTCGACGACGCGGGTCCCTTCCAGTTCCGCTCGTACCGCATCCTGGACGGCGAGATCACCGAGGAGGAGGTCCAGGTCGTCGAGGCCTACCCCCCGGCCTCCTGA
- a CDS encoding amino acid permease, with protein MTSAQVDNGQADEPEATATGTSAEGYQRGLGARQIQMIAIGGAIGTGLFLGAGKAIDRAGPSLVLAYAVAGLVIFFIMRALGELLMYRPVSGSFSEYAREFVGPFAGFVTGWTYWLFWVVTGITEVTAAATYMTYWWDIPQWVSALVFTVILYGANLISVKLFGELEFWFSMVKVTAILGMILICAGVLTIGFSDAGDTATVANLWNDGGLFPNGVSGTLMTLQIVMFAFLAVELVGVTAGESKDPETVLPKAINTVPWRIAVFYIGALTMILSVVPWSTFKPGISPFVAAFEQMGLGIGAAIVNFVVLTAALSSCNSGMYSTGRMLRDLASNGQGPSAFTKLTGNGLPLAGTTFSAVLMLVGVWINYQWPGDAFTYVVSFATISGMWAWIMILVSQIRYRAAADRGLLPQSSFKAPGAPASSWFALFFIAMVIVMMAVDRDARISLYCAPLWALLLGVSYLVLRARNPESASFAKRG; from the coding sequence ATGACATCGGCGCAGGTCGACAACGGACAGGCCGACGAACCGGAGGCCACCGCAACCGGCACTTCGGCAGAGGGCTACCAGCGAGGTCTGGGAGCCCGGCAGATCCAGATGATCGCCATCGGCGGAGCCATCGGCACGGGGCTCTTCCTCGGCGCCGGCAAGGCCATCGACCGGGCGGGACCCAGTCTCGTCCTGGCGTACGCCGTCGCGGGCCTGGTCATCTTCTTCATCATGCGGGCGCTGGGTGAGTTACTGATGTACCGGCCGGTCTCCGGCTCCTTCTCCGAGTACGCCCGTGAATTCGTCGGTCCCTTCGCCGGATTCGTGACCGGCTGGACCTACTGGCTCTTCTGGGTCGTCACCGGGATCACCGAAGTCACCGCCGCGGCCACCTATATGACGTACTGGTGGGACATCCCGCAATGGGTGTCCGCACTGGTCTTCACCGTCATCCTGTACGGCGCGAACCTGATCTCCGTGAAGCTCTTCGGCGAGCTCGAATTCTGGTTCTCGATGGTCAAGGTCACCGCGATCCTCGGCATGATCCTCATCTGCGCCGGAGTGCTCACCATCGGATTCTCCGACGCCGGTGACACCGCCACCGTCGCCAACCTCTGGAACGACGGCGGCCTCTTCCCCAACGGTGTCAGCGGCACCCTGATGACCCTCCAGATCGTGATGTTCGCCTTCCTCGCCGTCGAACTGGTCGGTGTCACCGCGGGGGAGTCCAAGGACCCTGAGACCGTCCTGCCCAAGGCGATCAACACCGTGCCGTGGCGCATCGCCGTCTTCTACATCGGTGCCCTGACCATGATCCTCTCCGTGGTCCCGTGGAGCACCTTCAAGCCCGGCATCTCGCCGTTCGTGGCCGCGTTCGAGCAGATGGGTCTCGGGATCGGCGCCGCGATCGTGAACTTCGTGGTCCTCACCGCGGCCCTCTCCTCCTGCAACTCCGGCATGTACTCCACCGGCCGGATGCTGCGTGACCTCGCGAGCAACGGACAGGGCCCGAGTGCCTTCACCAAGCTGACGGGGAACGGCCTGCCGCTGGCCGGTACCACCTTCTCCGCCGTGCTGATGCTGGTCGGCGTCTGGATCAACTACCAGTGGCCCGGCGACGCGTTCACCTACGTCGTCTCCTTCGCCACCATCTCCGGCATGTGGGCCTGGATCATGATCCTCGTCAGCCAGATCCGCTACCGGGCGGCGGCCGACCGCGGCCTGCTCCCGCAGTCCTCGTTCAAGGCGCCCGGCGCCCCCGCGAGTTCGTGGTTCGCGCTCTTTTTCATCGCCATGGTGATCGTCATGATGGCGGTCGACAGGGACGCCCGGATCTCGCTGTACTGCGCACCGCTGTGGGCCCTGCTCCTCGGCGTCTCCTACCTCGTCCTGCGGGCACGCAACCCCGAGAGCGCCTCCTTCGCCAAGCGCGGCTGA
- a CDS encoding DUF2017 domain-containing protein, protein MAGHFEATPGGGAAVALDEVEIAILRSLAVQLLELIGPGDEPAEGEDPLAALFVEGPSEPPADPALARLFPDAYGDQDEELREASAEFRRFTEVDLRGRKREDALVVVRTLDTLQPAAEERAVLTLDPEDCRHWLGTLNDLRLTIGARLEVSGEDEGQGGSLYRLPDSDPRKPMVMAYLWLGALQETLVETLMPE, encoded by the coding sequence ATGGCCGGCCACTTCGAGGCCACCCCTGGCGGCGGCGCGGCCGTCGCGCTCGACGAGGTGGAGATCGCCATCCTGCGCTCCCTCGCCGTCCAGCTGCTGGAGCTGATCGGTCCCGGCGACGAACCCGCCGAGGGTGAGGACCCGCTGGCCGCCCTCTTCGTGGAAGGTCCGAGCGAACCGCCCGCCGACCCGGCACTGGCGAGGCTCTTCCCCGACGCCTACGGCGACCAGGACGAGGAACTGCGCGAGGCGTCCGCCGAATTCCGCCGCTTCACGGAGGTGGACCTGCGGGGCCGCAAGCGGGAGGACGCCCTCGTCGTCGTGCGGACCCTGGACACGCTCCAGCCCGCCGCGGAGGAGCGGGCGGTGCTCACCCTCGACCCCGAGGACTGCCGGCACTGGCTGGGCACCCTGAACGACCTGCGCCTCACCATCGGCGCACGGCTGGAGGTCTCCGGCGAGGACGAGGGGCAGGGCGGCTCGCTCTACCGGCTGCCCGACAGCGACCCCCGCAAGCCCATGGTGATGGCCTACCTCTGGCTGGGCGCGCTCCAGGAGACCCTCGTCGAGACGCTGATGCCCGAGTGA
- the clpS gene encoding ATP-dependent Clp protease adapter ClpS produces the protein MGRVSVASPVETERPEPAEETYIVPEPDVPWVTLVHNDPVNLMSYVTYVFQAYFGYSKDKAHKLMLDVHQKGRAVVSSGSREEMERDVQAMHGYGLWATLTQDRN, from the coding sequence ATGGGCAGGGTGAGCGTTGCTTCCCCTGTAGAGACCGAACGTCCCGAACCGGCAGAGGAGACCTACATCGTCCCCGAGCCCGACGTCCCCTGGGTGACGCTGGTGCACAACGACCCGGTCAACCTCATGAGCTATGTGACGTATGTCTTCCAGGCCTACTTCGGCTACTCCAAGGACAAGGCGCACAAGCTGATGCTGGACGTCCACCAGAAGGGCCGCGCGGTGGTCTCCAGCGGGAGCCGCGAGGAGATGGAGCGGGACGTCCAGGCCATGCACGGCTACGGCCTCTGGGCCACGCTGACCCAGGACCGGAACTGA
- a CDS encoding nicotinate phosphoribosyltransferase, with protein sequence MNSADLGRRVGVPSTALFTDQYELTMVQAALKAGTAGRRSVFEAFTRRLPEGRRYGVVAGTGRVLDAVENFHFDDEMLAFLRDQRVVDAATVDWLADYRFGGDIWGYPEGEVYFPGSPLLRVEGSFAECVLLETVILSILNHDSAIAAAASRMSAAAGGRRLIEMGARRTHELSAVAASRAAYIGGFHTTSDLAAGFRYNIPTVGTSAHAFTLLHDSERDAFRAQVDSLGRGTTLLVDTYDVTEAVRTAVEIAGPELGAVRIDSGDLLLVAHRVRQQLDELGATETGIVVTSDLDEYAIASLAAAPVDAYGVGTQLVTGSGHPTCSMVYKLVARAESADPGEPLRPVAKKSLGAKSSRGGRKWAARRPDAHGVAEAEVIGTGDVPADLADHQLQVELVRGGEVVAREPLEAARDRHVAARAGLPMSAMQLSRGEPVLPTEYV encoded by the coding sequence ATGAACTCAGCGGACCTTGGGCGACGGGTCGGTGTGCCGTCGACCGCGCTCTTCACCGACCAGTACGAGCTCACGATGGTGCAGGCCGCGCTGAAGGCCGGTACCGCCGGCCGGCGCTCGGTCTTCGAGGCGTTCACCCGCCGTCTGCCCGAGGGGCGGCGCTACGGCGTCGTCGCGGGCACCGGACGGGTGCTGGACGCGGTGGAGAACTTCCACTTCGACGACGAGATGCTGGCCTTCCTCCGGGATCAGCGCGTGGTGGACGCGGCGACGGTCGACTGGCTGGCCGACTACCGCTTCGGCGGCGACATCTGGGGCTACCCGGAGGGCGAGGTGTACTTCCCGGGCTCGCCGCTCCTGCGGGTCGAGGGCTCCTTCGCCGAGTGCGTGCTGCTGGAGACGGTGATCCTGTCGATCCTCAACCACGACTCGGCGATCGCCGCGGCGGCGTCCCGGATGTCGGCGGCGGCGGGCGGGCGCCGGCTGATCGAGATGGGCGCTCGGCGCACACACGAGCTGTCGGCGGTGGCGGCGTCCCGGGCCGCCTACATCGGCGGCTTCCACACCACCTCGGACCTCGCGGCCGGATTCCGGTACAACATCCCGACCGTGGGGACCAGCGCGCACGCCTTCACCCTGCTGCACGACAGCGAGCGCGACGCCTTCCGCGCGCAGGTGGACTCGCTGGGGCGGGGCACCACGCTGCTGGTGGACACCTACGACGTCACCGAGGCGGTCCGTACGGCGGTGGAGATCGCGGGGCCGGAGCTCGGGGCCGTGCGCATCGACTCGGGCGACCTGCTGCTGGTCGCCCACCGGGTGCGGCAGCAGCTGGACGAGCTGGGCGCCACGGAGACGGGCATCGTGGTGACCTCCGACCTCGACGAGTACGCGATCGCCTCGCTGGCCGCCGCGCCCGTCGACGCCTACGGAGTGGGCACCCAGCTGGTCACCGGGAGCGGGCACCCCACGTGCTCGATGGTCTACAAGCTGGTGGCCCGCGCGGAGTCCGCCGATCCGGGCGAACCGCTGCGGCCCGTCGCGAAGAAGTCGCTGGGCGCGAAGTCGTCCAGGGGCGGCCGCAAGTGGGCTGCGCGCCGGCCGGACGCGCACGGGGTGGCCGAGGCCGAGGTGATCGGCACCGGCGACGTACCTGCGGACCTCGCTGACCACCAGCTCCAGGTGGAGCTGGTCAGGGGCGGCGAGGTGGTCGCCCGGGAGCCTCTGGAGGCGGCCCGAGACCGGCACGTCGCGGCCCGGGCCGGGCTGCCGATGTCCGCCATGCAGCTGTCCCGGGGGGAGCCGGTGCTGCCGACCGAGTACGTCTGA
- a CDS encoding isochorismatase family protein, which yields MHRALIVVDVQNDFCEGGSLAVAGGADVAAAITDLIGEARPGYHHVVATRDHHIDPGTHFSATPDFEDSWPPHCVAGTEGVGFHPNFAPAVASGAIDTVFDKGAYEAAYSGFEGTDENGTGLAQWLRDRSVTAVDVVGIATDHCVRATALDAVREGFETRVLLNLTAGVAEGTTERALAELRTAGVALSGKPVV from the coding sequence ATGCATCGCGCCTTGATCGTCGTCGACGTTCAGAACGACTTCTGCGAGGGCGGCAGCCTCGCGGTGGCGGGCGGCGCCGATGTCGCCGCCGCCATCACCGACCTGATCGGGGAGGCCCGGCCCGGCTACCACCATGTGGTGGCCACCCGTGACCACCACATCGACCCGGGCACCCACTTCTCCGCCACGCCCGACTTCGAGGACTCCTGGCCGCCGCACTGCGTCGCCGGCACGGAGGGCGTCGGCTTCCACCCCAACTTCGCCCCGGCCGTCGCCTCCGGCGCCATCGACACGGTGTTCGACAAGGGGGCGTACGAGGCCGCCTACAGCGGCTTCGAGGGCACCGACGAGAACGGCACGGGCCTCGCCCAGTGGCTGCGTGACCGGTCCGTCACCGCCGTCGACGTCGTCGGGATCGCCACGGACCACTGTGTGCGGGCCACCGCGCTCGACGCGGTCCGTGAGGGCTTCGAGACGCGGGTCCTGCTGAACCTGACCGCGGGCGTCGCCGAGGGGACCACGGAACGGGCCCTGGCGGAGCTGCGTACGGCGGGCGTGGCGCTCTCCGGGAAGCCCGTCGTCTGA